In Populus trichocarpa isolate Nisqually-1 chromosome 12, P.trichocarpa_v4.1, whole genome shotgun sequence, a genomic segment contains:
- the LOC18103814 gene encoding heavy metal-associated isoprenylated plant protein 7-like, with protein sequence MGEEPKKPAAEEEKKPEQPKKVEEEKKEEKPAEKPATEEKKPEETKKESPPAPQEIVLKVYMHCEGCARKVRRWLKGFEGVEDVTTDCKASKVVVKGEKADPLKVLERIERKSHRQVVLISPIPKPPSEEKKKAEEKEKPKVEEKKEKPPVIIAMLKVYMHCEACAMEIKKRIQRMQGVESAEPDLKSSQVIVKGVFEPQQLVEYVYKRTGKHAVIVKQEPEKKEEEKVKESKEEKGKESKEEKKGEEGDKQKKGGGGGGEQGESKDKKEGGGSEAKAAAAAAAAPAEETTEETTVVELRKMDFYNYYSPTRYDEHYSPPPQIFSDENPNACSVM encoded by the exons ATGGGGGAG gaaCCGAAGAAGCCTGCagcagaagaagagaaaaaaccagagcaaccaaagaaagtagaggaagagaagaaggaagagaagCCAGCTGAAAAACCAGCGACCGAAGAGAAAAAACCAGAGGAAACAAAAAAGGAATCACCCCCAGCTCCTCAAGAAATTGTACTTAAAGTTTACATGCATTGTGAGGGTTGTGCCCGTAAGGTCCGCAGGTGGCTTAAGGGCTTTGAAG GAGTTGAAGATGTAACTACTGATTGCAAGGCTAGTAAGGTGGTTGTGAAAGGAGAGAAAGCGGATCCACtaaaagttcttgaaagaattGAAAGGAAGAGCCATAGGCAAGTGGTGCTTATCTCTCCGATCCCAAAACCTCCCtcggaagagaagaagaaggctGAGGAGAAGGAGAAGCCTAAAgttgaagagaagaaagaaaag CCTCCCGTGATCATAGCGATGCTAAAGGTTTACATGCATTGTGAAGCTTGTGCAATGGAAATCAAGAAACGGATACAAAGAATGCAAG GTGTGGAATCAGCTGAACCAGATCTTAAGAGCTCACAGGTGATAGTGAAGGGAGTGTTCGAACCTCAGCAACTAGTTGAATACGTGTACAAAAGAACTGGGAAGCACGCAGTGATAGTAAAACAAGAGCCagagaagaaagaggaagagaaagtaaaagaatccaaagaagagaaaggaaaagaatccaaagaagagaaaaaaggtgaagaaggtgacaaacaaaaaaaaggtggtggtggtggtggtgagcaAGGAGAGAGCAAAGACAAGAAAGAAGGTGGTGGCAGTGAGGccaaagcagcagcagcagcagcagcagcaccagcTGAGGAAACTACAGAAGAAACCACAGTGGTAGAGCTCAGGAAAAtggatttttataattattattcacCAACAAGATATGATGAGCACTATTCACCACCTCCTCAGATCTTCAGTGACGAGAACCCCAATGCATGTTCTGTTATGTAA
- the LOC7484856 gene encoding palmitoyl-acyl carrier protein thioesterase, chloroplastic, with product MCLCSMNDYLAMASMATKGAAGLYFPGNLHKVEKKNNVTVLAKAGFPCSWHMITPKKRSFYAIASAGNPPSLDITNGKKVNGIHVRETPSPYISNTNAGGLAIHSNVAEPHTYLLGRFVEDRLIYRQTFSIRSYEIGPDKTATMETLMNLLQETALNHVTSSGLAGNGFGATREMSLRKLIWVVTRIHVQVQRYSCWGDVVEIDTWVDATGKNGMRRDWIIRDYNTKEIITRATSTWVIMNRETRKLSKIPDEVREELVPFYINRLSIAAEHNDVEKIDKLNNETAGRIRSGLAPRWSDMDANQHINNVKYIGWILESVPMHVLEHYNMTSMTLEYRRECRQSNLLESLTSTSEDSNSGSSNRKAGMEYTHLLRMQSDKAEIVRARTEWKSKLKHK from the exons ATGTGCTTGTGTTCAATGAATGATTACTTAGCAATGGCATCAATGGCGACAAAGGGCGCGGCTGGATTATATTTTCCAGGGAATTTGCACAAGGTAGAGAAAAAGAATAATGTGACGGTATTGGCCAAGGCAGGATTTCCTTGTTCTTGGCACATGATCACACCGAAAAAACGAAGCTTTTACGCCATAGCAAGTGCCGGTAATCCTCCAAGCCTGGACATTACAAATGGGAAAAAGGTGAATGGGATTCATGTGAGGGAGACTCCATCTCCTTACATAAGCAATACGAATGCCGGTGGGTTGGCAATCCATAGCAATGTTGCTGAACCTCACACATATTTGCTTGGGAGGTTTGTGGAGGATAGGCTGATTTATAGGCAGACGTTCAGTATCAGATCTTATGAGATTGGACCTGACAAAACCGCCACAAtggaaacattaatgaatctcCTTCAG GAAACTGCACTGAATCATGTGACAAGCTCAGGACTAGCTGGAAATGGCTTCGGTGCTACCCGAGAGATGAGCCTCAGGAAACTTATTTGGGTAGTCACTCGCATTCACGTTCAAGTACAGCGATACAGCTGCTG GGGAGACGTTGTCGAGATCGATACATGGGTAGATGCAACCGGGAAGAATGGTATGCGCAGGGACTGGATAATTCGAGACTACAACACCAAAGAGATCATAACAAGAGCAACAAG CACATGGGTGATCATGAATAGAGAAACAAGAAAGCTATCCAAAATCCCAGATGAAGTCAGGGAAGAATTGGTACCATTCTACATAAACAGGCTTTCGATTGCTGCTGAACACAATGATGTTGAGAAAATTGATAAGCTTAACAATGAAACAGCAGGGAGAATTCGATCCGGCTTAGCT CCAAGATGGAGTGATATGGATGCCAACCAACATATAAATAATGTCAAATACATTGGATGGATTCTGGAG AGTGTGCCAATGCATGTCCTGGAACATTACAATATGACAAGCATGACCCTTGAGTATCGACGAGAGTGTCGACAATCAAATCTGCTCGAATCCTTAACAAGCACGAGCGAAGATTCAAACAGCGGTTCCAGTAATCGCAAAGCAGGCATGGAATACACGCATCTGCTGCGTATGCAATCAGACAAGGCAGAGATAGTTCGTGCAAGAACGGAATGGAAATCCAAATTAAAGCACAAGTGA